The Pieris napi chromosome 11, ilPieNapi1.2, whole genome shotgun sequence DNA segment TTAGTGTTTCCTCTTATGaggaatttattgaaattaatgtaaatgtgttaataattaatttattttaaatatttctgcaAGGTTGTGCACAGGTTGGCCTCTACCACTTTACTTTCTATTACAATTTGATCTAAACTTTGagcgattatttatttatttgtgtaaaacttattattttatcttagGGTATTGTTAAAACGGGAAAATAtcaaaacacttttttaactttagatattataaaaagacTCTATTCAGTAAAATACTTAAACTTTCAAGAATATTCAAGCAAATACAGCAACTTTGCAAACTTCACTCGTAGAACAAAACCTATTTAACTTTACACTCTAAAGGGGCCGCATTtagaacaaatttttataatattttcgaaaataaatttaagaaaaagtattaatcaagagtaaaaagtttttatttaagacctttttttttgtttttgtagttTAAACCTAATGGTGTGTGACCTTCAATATGTAGGACATTGagttatgaatttattttttatacactaAGAGAAAACGCCTTCATGGCTTAGGTAGGCCTATAACATAAGTCGATCCTAGGTAAAATTATCGGaaagacaataattaattaataacttctTAATAGACAAAGGAAACTGATCAGTTATTGACATGTTTAGAAATGGGGTTAGGATCATTAAAAGAAACGCAGAAATATGTGTGTATGGATTAAGGTTACAAGAATTCATACGCAAAGAGTTCAGTATAAACAACTTACTTTTAATAACACAAGAAATGTAAAAGGTGTATTAAAAGTccaaacacattttattttacaagcgTTGCTTTTCTACTATTtacgtattttaattaatctatGTAAGGTATTAATAACATGTAAGTGAATCTTAAGTACGGAAAATCCAAAGTGTAAGTGAGCACAATAACCTACTTGCGTGATGACATAACTTTCCGATTGACCAACAAGACGGGGAAGCCGTGTCGTTCGCAGACCGATACCATCATTACCAGTTATTCTAGCCGAACTTAAAGCACGTACCAGCTGCCTCTAAGTTTTGACAATTAGCTCGTCTGTATAACACGCGCGCAAATTTGAATATGGAATATTGATCGTGTTctgtaatttttgaattagTTTCTACAAAAAAAGGCGCGCAAGtttgaaaatagaatattaaacaCATCGCAGTAAATTAAGTGcgtaaaaatgaattttaataaattatgctTTATAATGATTTTGTGCGTGAGTTTCAATGAAGTTGCATGCGAGGATTCGCCGTTCGAACTTCCGGTACAATTGATCGGATTTCCTGTTATTTTGGGCAGCGTACGATTAACGAATTTCTTCAAGAAGCTGGGTTATTCATTAAGTCCTGGTAggttttatctttatttaattttgtagtcAGTTAGTTACATAATCTCCCTAAGGGACATGTAATAAAATCGTTTCTGCGTCTGTTTTAAGCCTAGTAAGTAAGATCAGTGATGTGCCAAGTATTAAATCGTAACAATAACTTTAAATCGAATTTGGAACCTCATACAAAATGAATATAGAATTTTTGATACTTTCGATTGCGTTAACTACAAACAAATCAATAACATTATTCTGTGCATTTCATTGTTCAGAAAATAtgtgatatattattatttgattgttCCGATTGTTCTGTTTGATATGGAGGTTCCGGAAGTAGTCTGCTTAGCAAAGGCAATCACTGGAACTTTAAACAATtcatacaaaagaaaaaaatatttttaacaaatcttCTAACAACgtaattatagatattttaaatgtatagatTTCACGACTTATAAACGGTGTACTTAATGCTCAAGCCGTCCGCGCCCATGCTCGAGGTTATATCTTAAATTAAGTttctatgttttaattaatttttattgtcgCACCCCGTGCAcagtttagtttatttttaaactcaaacatcacacatgtTACAAGGATTAGATActcatgaaaatattttatagaaaggATATACGTGTGTGAAAATAACATGAGAACTTAATGATGGCGCACTGCTAACtatgcaacttcctcacagtcgagtagcccgcaatatcgcagcacacaactcacgaggggactatttgtattgaagaagtcGCATGGGTCCGCCAAGCATTCGCAAATATACActgtaaatacattaaataataatagcaaataattaacacagtttaaagtcaataaatatattatatttgctcCTATACCAAAAACCATATTGTCTTTTCTCCATGTCAAGATGCGTCAATACGAGAgcgtgaaatattttaaaacgtgAAACattcaaaacatatttaaatggtATTTGAATAGATTAGTGAATGGTTAAATTcaaatacaacattttatcGCAATTTGTGTAGCAGAGCtcatttgaatattaaactATATGCATTGAAtctaaattttgttaataatgaattatttgaaCGTTGTACACTACTCATATGTTGACTGAATACctatttttaatctgttaTGTTTCTTTTTATGAATCCTAAAAGCCTctaaacacatttaaaaaaatcttttcaaatatttttgttttctgttTACCATATGAACATATCAatacatatatgaaattttgattgtttaatcaattatattttatacgcgTCCAGCCTTTTTCGTggtccaaattcaaatttgcCATAATGAGAAAAAGTTGAGAGTTCGAATTGAATAGCtacttttactaatattattttaatacgaaTCCCATTAAGATCGTATTTTTCGGGAaagcgcccgctttgctgcgGTAAATGATAatgatacataaaatattatgcgCCGGTAAAGACCAATATTTAATGgagataatatttttccaaaaaaaactCGCGtgtaatttagtttttctgtCATTTGAAATGTCGTAATATTTTcccaaaattacaaaaaaacttattataatgtaataactttcatatttataatagtagtaGTAATAGTTAGAACGATTGAATTAAAtgacaaaagaaaatacacttttgtgtctcaaacaacaaaaaaacaatcctcaaatgtaaaaaataagacataacttaaatatattatatcaataaattaatgacCCGGTTAACTTCGTATCACCTACATTcatttgtgtcaaaacttaatacaaagtttttaaaatagaccAAATAGATCGGTCCTCATTCTACAGCTATGAAacaagaatttttatttctaaaaagattATATAGTCGTATTTagcgtttttctttacttattatttatgttttccaCCGTTTAAACCTACCCTGAACttctacaaatatttcaacatCATAATTAGCCCAATCAGTCCAGgcattctcgagttttagcgagacaaacTAATAGCAATACTTATATAGCACACAAAATCGTTTCTACAAATgcgtttataattattaaaattaaacttatactaTATAATTTCGTAACCACAATATAGAGTATTCGagaaataatacatcaaattaaatttcattgtaAACACTGAAAACTGAAAATCGTGACGCTGCATACATAATTTAACAGACCTCCATTTACAGGCCATTGTTTGGTTTCATATGCTTTTCTgcatacttttaaatattttattgcaactGAATTCATAAAAAGCTTGTATAACAAGAATGCTACTCAATCTTATTTGCTTACAGTATTTGTAGAGGACTCTCAATGTCCACGATTGCTGAAAAGCAATCTAAACgtcgagttatgtaaataatgtaattaatgagtttataacatttaaatccattttattcaaagtattttatgGTTCTTAAGGGCCTGATCGACGGACGAGTAAGACCGCGGTTTTATGGCTCGTCGGTAAAGCTCGCCGGTGTATCATTGCAAAACCACGGTTTTAAATACCGCCGAGCCTGGCTCGCGGCTCGTCgtcatgttatattttttactcggCTCGCCATGCAAAACCACGTGTCGATCACGGCCGGCGAGCCGAGCCGTCACTTTTCGGCGACAGCCTTTAGAGACTGTCCCTGTGTATGGCAAACTAAATCAACCGAGTATAAAAACAAAGCAAATAGGCTTGCAGCATATAATAAACTCGTGGATATTGCAAAAAAATGTGAACCAAACTCGGATATAACcgatattaagaaaaaaattcattaaaaattaaaataataaaaaaataaaacaaaaaaaaataaaaacataaaatttatttatgctaTGGCGAGATAACACAAGGCTTCAGACTCGGAACAAGACATGTTTGCGACTGTTTTGCTTGCTAATCGATCAGCACCAACGAGCCGCGAGCCAGGATCGTCGGTATTTAAAACCGCGGTCTTACTCGTCCGTCGATCAGGCCCTTTAGATGGCGCAATTACTTTAATtgaacatttatatataaagaagcAACTTTCTCTTTCTGCAGTGAGCAATGTTGTCTTAATCGTGCGAATCTCATCCCTGAtatcgtaggttcgaccccggctgtgcaccacgTACTTTaaagtaaaggaaaacatcgagaggaaaccggcatgtcttaaaCCCttaaagtcgacggcgtgtatcaggcacataactaatgatcacgaaatagatacagaaatctgaggcctaggccctaggttgtagcgtcactaaTTATTTTGCCTCAACCTGTCATATCTCATTAATTTTTGGATCTGATATATGCTGGTATTTCAATGGTTTACATCACAAGAAagtttaactttattaatagTTACGAAATGTCAACGCGGATTAAAACCCCAGCAAAGTAATTCGGAAGCATTTTGTTcctttaatttgtatatttaaggtACGTATTCTACTAAACGTTCGCGTTCTTTGATTAAAGTAACACCTGCGCCCTGACTAGTAACTAATGACTAGCATTTTGATGGCGCATGCACATTTAGGATATAATTTATCGTTGAGACAGGTAGGAGTGATAGTTTTAAGACAAGTGTTTTACAAAACACATATTTCATATCTTTAATGTGAGAAACAATCTTTGTTAGTAAAGTTTTGTTACGGGTACAAGGCAATATTATACGTACCCTGATACATATGAATCTTTCCCCAatgctttataaaataagtgttattgTATAATCCTCATAGGTAAGGAAGaatactgccttgcgattctgtaactcacttttcgaactcacacagcggttttcacaccggctgcggtcgcgctcaaatcagtcgtgaagcagtcattttttgatttggcattctgataaacaataaactacaagctccctccttatcagaataccGATTgctgatttatatttaaatatctttaggTCTTGGAATGTACGTATTTTTACACTCTAAGTTTCCCATAAacttattcattatttactataaacTATAGTACTATATGTACTATGTTATAGCGATATAATtcgtatttaaaacaatattatataattttcagtTGTATTTAGTaccaaaaacatatttttactgtaatttgtgacttatcaatatatttattttgcagCAACGTACCGCTCCAGGAACAGACGTCAACTGACTTTTGCAAGCGATCCAGAGAATTATGACGTTCTAGATGTGGAAAAATATATCGTTGGTGAATTCGGCGCCCGCGCATGTGTATTTGAGAGAGTGTGCGCACACTATGCGGCGAGGGCCAGGATTCAACCGAAGCCTCAAATGGATTGGCCTGATGTTTTTAGGTATGCATActgtatagtatatataaatggGTTTTAAGCATCAAATattcacaaatatatatactgtTAATATGTATAGCGCGAAATACCGAAaccttttattataataattcaaatggCACGCCTTCGTTGccatttgaattattatactTAGGCATAGATTGACGAAAAAACAGAAATTATAAAGCGGTATTACGagaaatattatcttcaatacactcaataaacaactataaatagtatgtctaacgcaagaactcatcagtaccaatctagtggatattatgaaaaagatacaggatgtagattttttcgaattttaataagaattagtaaaaaaagtcaattttcatataaaaaccaaaataaatcataactctgcaggggttgaccttagagacctcccgtagaacaattgtttgccgctgatgacctcatctatcacctatttgcgtttgatccacgactttttggccaccctgtataagaGGGGGGTAAACGAGCCTACAGGACGGCTCTGTTACGTCTGTTCTTGTCACGGGATGTTAGTGGGTCCGTTGCCAACCTTTATTTAGTTAGCTTGTGTGTATCGCTGTTATCACGTGACAAAACGcgagaataattttaatacttcaATTAACTGTTTCAATATTCTAATCTTTTCTTTCAACTTCATAACCTTTGTATAGGTAATCTAGAAACACTTTCAAACTCTAATTTGATAACTTTGACAATATTGGAACACTTCAGTGTCTGGGCTGGGCATGGAGCCAAGCTTAATGGATTTAGGATGGATTGGCCTGCAGCTAACAGATGACCCTAGTACTTTAGTTATACGATACGAGTTTTAAACCAAGTGTATACTGTTATTTAGGGATGAACGTTGATACGGAATCGCTTTATACTCGTATATCTTGAGCAGCGTAGCTATTAGCACAcgcaatataaatacacaatacCAGCATATGTAATGTCATCTTTCTCATCTATCCACTATTAACTGGTATTTGTACTACTATTTTATAACCCACTACTGTCATTGATTGGTAGTACACTTCTACTGCATGACGTACACAATCAAGAACAAAAGCCTGCGATTTAGTAAAGAAGTGTATACAAACAGAACATGGTTGCCAACACTATTTCTGCTTGAACaattaataacttatatttaataccaatatatttttgtctttgtCTCTCTCCGCAGAAACATATCAACGATTTTATATGTTACATAAAGTTTATAGTGTTTGCTTAAGTAAAATGCCAGCGAATAGAacacatataataattgttgacatcatattatgttatttaaggACAAAAAcgataaaaacaacaattagatacaaaaatttaataacgtttgAATGTTAGAGCGTTGCCAACATATGGTTCTGTCGACAATTTGTGGCATAcacaaatacaatacaaatataatttttgccCCAAAAAAATTTGAGaacatgttttttaaattagtaaaagAAATAAGGCTGTAAAACTCTTTAGCTCGATGATGTCTTTAAATAATGGAATTTTTGGATTACGGAAACCAATTCCAGTATCAAAGTTATGGACTTTGTTGGCATATAACAGTGACCAATTCCGAATAATTCGTGATTGCCGGTTGCGTATGCGTTGATGTAACGCGGCCCACTTCTGGTCACTGCTTGTGCATTCACTGCCCCCAATACGTGGCCTTGGAAGTCGCAATCGAAGAAACCAACGTGTCAAGGCTGTTTCATTGTTTTAGTTGAACTTTACctaatgaataatttataattgcaatttcatattttctgtttatgggccatccataaagtacgtcacacgttaATGGGGAGGGAGGGTATCACCGAAATGTGCCATCGTGTGACAAGGGGcatgggggggtcaatacttttgtgacgtcacaagttaaaattttaaatactaaaaccattgatatacaaaaaaacccaagatgcacagtctcgaataaaagtaacgctcgaaagtgtcccgaaacactatttctgtctctttctataagttacaagcatatattattgcaaaatcaaccttacgcgaattgtttaaagttgttattaaaaggattatttttaaatacatacataaatttaaaaatgagtgACGTCACATCAAGAGggggttataaaaatgtgacaacctGTGACAAGGACAGGGGGAGGGGTTCAAAAGTCCTAAAattcgtgtgacgtactttatggatggccccttaTACTCAAAGGAATAAGACAGACTTAGTTATATATTTGAAGGCCTTCCCTTAATGGTTTTGAGTTTGACCAGGCGAATTCATTCGCCGAGTATATAAACCAGACTAATATATTCTTAGGATTATAATTGAGTAGGTGAATTTTTAGTTATGAAAGAACCTTAGCTTATTTATAGATCACGTTATTTGATGCGTAAATTTGGATAAAAGCGTGGTTAGAATGAGACTGAGgcaaaaagcaataaaaaatagttcaCTTAAGTAGGACCgcgttcataaaaaaaatcgtattctatatgatatatttttttaatgttattgtaACTCGTAAATACGTCATTAGGAATACAGCTTAGTAGATTTATACAGTGCTTGTGTTGCATAACACTGCGGCAACTTTCACTTATCTAATCACACTCCCATCCATTCAAGCTATTACTATGGAAACAGCTATGTACCTTCAACACCACGTATTTTCCTGTACAAATcatcataattaaattaattgttaaacCAGTATGCATTATTACACAGTGTCTCTAAACATAGTAACTTCATACTCACTTCATGCTTAATTGTGGAAGCGCTcaaataaaacgtaaaaatttaaagcatTTGAAAAACTAAAGGTTGGTAGcgattatgtatttaaagtgTGCGCAAACTCTCCCAATGACAAATGATCCCCTATACTACTTTAAAATGTCTCCAAAATCCACAAGAATAAATCGAACTGAATTTTGTTGCCGTATTAAAATTCATGTCTTTTAatcttaattatgttttacagCCAGTACAAACGTTCTCCTGACCAGGCCAAAGAGTTGTACCTTCTCAGCGTGTTCCTAGGAGATATCGTGGGGTCACCGCAACTTTGTCATCAGCTGGGCAAGCGGCGAGGCTGCGATGATTCCTTACTTAGATAGTACCTATATTAACTAGGTCTAATAATCAATTAAGTGTTATGTGATTTAAAGCATACTTTATGGATTAAAACGTGTTTAAACACGTTTTACAATTGACAGCATCCATTAAGTTAGCCCGTGGCGtcaatgtaataattattgaaagtATAATTCTACCTATTTccgttaaaaattaaattttaacttcGTTTCCAATAAACGcattttgtattttctttaaaaaaaaaataatttagtgatTTCTTATAAAGCCCGATTGAACTAGAATAAAGACTTAGTAAAGATACTTTTTATTGGAAATGCCTTAATAatctgtttaaaataattaaagattgtGATTTTAACATACGCCTGCCTCGTCCAAATTTAtatactaatttttttataatgaaggTATTGTTATGGCATAATACTTAAGGtacttgttaattaaaataattttgcaaaaCTTGTACTGAGAGTATGCGGTACATttgttaattgttaatttgtttaatagtttataagtaaaaatgttACCACATCAATTTATGTGATTATTAGGTTGTTTtaacatttagttttatttgttagaatcttttattaaaaaattagttgtgttagtttagttttagtttttattgtttaaaatccGGACAAGATTTTTAGATGAGTCACTTGGAAATTCGAATTTTGTTTAGCAAGAAATGAACCGGGTTAGCCGCCATGTTGTTTAGCCATTCCACGGAGGcgtttgatttaaattaaaagtatacaATGATCCTGGTACTAACTTATCTTGGGGTTAATTACTTAATTgcattaattaatcaatacaAGCTTATCTCGTAACTTTAATAGCGATTCCGATTTCATTATTGAGTTATTGTATCATGTTTCTCTAAGTTTGCAACATTAGCACAACGAATAATGCAAGAACAATAGTTTCGTCGAGTTCTTTGTCACCTTATTGAGAcctaaatttaaatcttaattgAAGATATGTGATTGGCTTgctgattaatttttttatagtaaatataatacatagttattttataagtaattaagCTACGCGCGTAATAAGTTACCTCTGATgataaattataagaaaattctgagattagtaataatatcggttatttaatgaaatacagTTTGTACCGgaagttattatttaactgtttttatattaaatatatttggtattcagtaaatatttacaatcatAGAAATACCCAAGATTCTGAGTCAAAACTGGAGGTGAACTTTCGTATTTCAAATCCAATACGGTTTTGGTACAGAGAAATCAAACTTAGCGCTAAAGTCTCATCTTTGAAAACCTAAGGGATTTCTATGTTTGTAAATGTTTCTCTCAGTGATGTCTATCAAGGTTCCCGTAGGATAAGTTCAAGGGCGGATTAAGAGCCCCTTATGACAACCATCAGGACTTATATCATAAAATGATGTTCAGTTAAATTTAAGCTTTTaagcaaacaaaacaaacaaatgaaaaatatctaaaacaatgtaaaataaaatctaattgattattttgatcattatacatttgttattttata contains these protein-coding regions:
- the LOC125053913 gene encoding uncharacterized protein LOC125053913 isoform X2, with amino-acid sequence MNFNKLCFIMILCVSFNEVACEDSPFELPVQLIGFPVILGSVRLTNFFKKLGYSLSPATYRSRNRRQLTFASDPENYDVLDVEKYIVGEFGARACVFERVCAHYAARARIQPKPQMDWPDVFSQYKRSPDQAKELYLLSVFLGDIVGSPQLCHQLGKRRGCDDSLLR
- the LOC125053913 gene encoding uncharacterized protein LOC125053913 isoform X3: MGSLSAVLAVLLIVAASATYRSRNRRQLTFASDPENYDVLDVEKYIVGEFGARACVFERVCAHYAARARIQPKPQMDWPDVFSQYKRSPDQAKELYLLSVFLGDIVGSPQLCHQLGKRRGCDDSLLR
- the LOC125053913 gene encoding uncharacterized protein LOC125053913 isoform X1; this translates as MELSKVFYLWTVLTFLVLHCVMVGTEQSPFELPVQLVGFPFIIMAVRVTSFLKKLSYALDPATYRSRNRRQLTFASDPENYDVLDVEKYIVGEFGARACVFERVCAHYAARARIQPKPQMDWPDVFSQYKRSPDQAKELYLLSVFLGDIVGSPQLCHQLGKRRGCDDSLLR